The Paenibacillus sp. FSL R7-0345 DNA segment CTGTATATATGCTTCGGGCGTCCAGACAGATCCCCGTCGATCCCCATTTCATCAAGCTTGGCACGGATTCGGCCGATTACGCTGTCGATGAACTGCTCGCGTTCCGCCCGTTTCTTATGCATCAGATTGGCAATACGGTAGTACTGCTGCGGGTTCAGATAACGGAGGGCGATGTCCTCCATCTCCCATTTAATCGCGGAAATACCGAGCCGGTCAGCAATCGGACAAAAAATCTCCAGTGTTTCATAGGAAATCCGCCGCTGGCTCTCCTCCGACTGGTACTTGAGCGTCCGCATATTGTGCAGCCGGTCCGCCAGCTTAATAACAATGACCCGGATATCCTGAGCCATAGCGATGAACATTTTGCGGTAATTCTCATTCTGCTGTTCTTCCTTGGAGCGGAAGCGGATGCGTTCCAGCTTGGTCAGACCATCCACGAGCATGGCGCAGGTATCACCGAACTTCTCACGGATCTGCTCCAGCGACACAGTTGTATCCTCAACGACATCATGCAGCAGCGCTGCAATAATGGAAATGACATCCATCTGCATATTGACGACAATATCTGCAACCGCCAGCGGATGCAGTATATATGGCTCCCCCGACTTGCGCACCTGCCCGTAATGAGCCTGATCGGCAAACTCGTAAGCATCCCGGATGCGGAGAAGATCTTTTTCTTTTATATAGGCGCCGGCCTTTTCAACTAATTGCTCTATGCCCATTCTCGTCGTATCCGTTTCCTTTCTATAGAAAAATTCCATATAGGAGTTTCTCGAAAATGTTGTTGAATCCTTGCTTTTGGTTATATTCCGAATCCTTCATAATAAAATAAACCCGCAAGTGAAACCCTATTTGCAGGTCTTCAGCTCTTCCGAGCGGCACTGTACGCAGTTTAAAGTTGTTTATAATTATGACGCTTAGGATGCATTACGTCAACACTTCCCATCGCCTGGCGTAGAACCGTTTCTGCAAAGAATAGAAGGATAATTTATGACAAAAATAAATAAAGTCCAATCTTTTTCAAAAATGTTGTTGTCAAACGGCGTCGTACTATTTAATCTAGTAAAGGCGGTTTTCGCCAAGTTAAGACAAAACCACATAGAGAAAGAGAAGTGAACTCCATTGCAACGCGAAATTCAAGTTAACGAGAAACTCCCGTTCGGCCCTGGCTTTCTGCTGAGCCTGCAGCATCTGTTCGCCATGTTCGGCAGCACCGTGCTCGTCCCTAACCTGTTCGGAGTAGATCCCGGCATGATTCTGCTGATGAACGGTATCGGCACCCTGCTTTATATTCTGATCTGCCGCGGCAAAATCCCCGCCTATCTCGGGTCAAGCTTCGCTTTTATCTCACCGGTGCTCAGTGTGCTGACTAAATATCAGGGAGATCATCAGCATGGATATTCGCTTGCACTGGGTGCTTTTATTGTTACCGGTGTTATCTTTATTCTTGTCGCATTAATCGTCCGTTATGCCGGAACCAGCTGGATTGATGTTGTATTCCCTCCTGCTGCCATGGGTGCTATCGTAGCAACAATCGGACTTGAGCTGGTACCGGTTGCCGCACGCATGTCCGGACTGATTGCTCCTGAAGGCGTTACGGACTGGACTCCGGACGGTAAAGCCATTACATTGTCATTGGTTACACTGGGAGTTACCGTTATTGGTTCTGTTATGTTCCGCGGCTTCCCCAAAATCATTCATATCCTCATCGGTATCGTCACCGGTTATGTGCTGGCCTACATCATGGGACAGGTCAATACCGGAGCTATTGCCGACGCCAGTTTCTTATCCCATCCGACGATTACTACCCCTTCATTCGACTGGCAGGTTATCCTGACCATCATTCCTGTATCCCTGGTTGTAATTGTTGAACATATCGGCCATCTGCTTGTAACCAGCAACATTGTAGGTAAAGACCTGACTAAAGATCCCGGACTTGACCGTTCCCTGCTCAGTAACGGGATATCGACTGTGCTTTCCGGTTTTGTAGGCTCCACACCAAACACTACTTACGGTGAAAATATCGGCGTTATGGCTTTGACCAAAGTGTACTCTGTTTTCGTAATCGGCGGAGCGGCTATCATTGCTATTCTGCTGTCGTTCTCGGGAACCTTCTCTTCCATTATTGCCAACATCCCGCAACCGGTTATGGGCGGCGTGTCCCTGCTGCTGTTCGGAGTAATTGCAGCGTCGGGTCTGCGTATTTTCGTAGAACAGAAGGTTGATTTCTCTAAAGCAAGCAACATGATCCTCGCCACACTGGTTCTGGTTGTCGGCATCAGCGGCATCTCGCTTAACATCTATGGCGTGCAGCTCAAAGGTATGGCGCTGGCTACTATTGTAGGTATCGTATTGTCTCTGTTCTTCAAACTGATTGAAGTACTCGGCTTGTCTAATGAACAGGATTCGGAGAAATCTGCGCACTAACTATAAAAGTGAACAAGAGCTGTCCCAAATGCTGATAAGCAGCTGCCGGGGCGGCTCTTGCTGTTCTATGACAAAAGACTAAAGACACTTATGTCTCTTATGTGTATCTATTTACTTGTCAGCCGAAACACAACTATTCCTCCGCCTCGATAATGCGATTTCCCCCTTTAGTCCTGTCCATTTGCATTATCGCGGAATTAGCACAATGAATAACAAAAAAGTGGACAGCTGTCGTTATTCGACAGCCGTCCACTTTTTATTTCCCGGGAAAAGGTCACCGGTACTTAAACATAATTTAATCTTCGTAATTCAACAAAGAGATTACTTCGATCTCCGAGAGCTTGTTACGGCCAGCCAGCTGGACCAGCTCAATCAGAAATGCTGCTCCGACAACCTTGCCGCCAAGTTGCTCCACCAGGCTGACAGAAGTAGCGATGGTTCCGCCGGTTGCCAGCAGGTCATCAGCGATAAGTACATTTTGACCCGGTTTGATTGCATCGGTGTGGACAGCAAGTGTATCCTTGCCATACTCCAGGTCATAACCTACTTCGATTGTTTCGTAAGGAAGCTTGCCGCTTTTACGGATCGGAACAAAGCCGACTCCCAGCGCGTAAGCCAGCGGAGCGCCAACTACAAAGCCGCGGGCTTCCGGTCCGGCGATTACATCAATGTTCAGATGGGATACCAGCGCTTTGAGCTCATCAATAGCTGCGCGGTAAGCTTCCCCGTCTTTAAGCAGAGTCGTAATATCTTTAAAGCTGATTCCCGGTTGCGGGAAATCTTCAATCACGCGAATATTGTTTTTGAAATCCAATAGTATCATCTCCTGAAAGTTTTGTGAGCATGAGCCCACTTTAATTCCTTCGTACAAAACTTACTTCGGAAGCAGCTGCTTGGTTTGTGAGGATTACCTCACCGATTTCGCTTCGAACAAACTCGCTTCGAAAGCATCCGCTTAGTTTTGTGAGCATGAGCCCACTTTAATTCCTTCGTACAAAACTTACTTCGGAAGCAGCTGCTTGGTTTGTGAGGATTACCTCACCGATTTGTTCAATACTGCAAGTTGCTCCAGCCTACGACGCACCCTGGCGGCGGGCCAGCATCCAGCTCTCCAGCTCGCGGGCGCTGCCTTCCATAAAATACTGCTCCATCTCCGCGGTTTGGCCTAACCGGACAAAATGGCGGGAGGTAGACAGATTTTTAGCTGCCGGCTGGGACACAAATGAGATCATTCCGCCGGTGCGCTCGATAAAATCAAGCTCCTCAAATACATCCAGCATCCTGCCCAGCATCCGTACACTTAGCGAAGACTGGCGGCTAAGCCGCAGCAGCACCTCATGCTCCGGTACTGCCGAAGCGGCAATGGAGGCCAGCAATTTATATAATACCTTAAAATGATCACGGGTTGGAACCTGCAGGCGGTCACGTCCCTCACGTACAGCATGCAGCAGCGCAATGTTCTCCGCCTGCGGGAAAGCGGCAAGCAGAGCATCGAGCTGCTCCGGCGACTCCGGCATGTCCAGCAGGCAGAGCAGCGACACCTTTCCGCTTGGCTCAGCTTGTCCATGAGACAGGGCGTTAATTCCGCCATCCTCATCGTAAACCCACAGTGACATGCCTTTCAGGTCGCTGAGCGGCGACAGCCGGCTGTTCTGGAAAACAGCAGCGGCGGTAAAAGGCGTGCTGCCGCTGTACGGCTGCAGCACCTCCTTGAGGCGGACAGCCTGCCTTACGGCATCGGCTGTTCCCCGGAGATCAAACAGCTGCGCCTCCGGCACGGCCAGATCCTGCAGCATCAGCTGCGGCTTACGGGAGCCGTTCCACTCATTGACCGACAGCTCAGCCAGCACGTCAACAACGGTTCCCCCGGGCAGCAGCTCGGCCAGAGCACCTTTTCCGAAGGCTACCGCTTCGATGGTGTGCCGTCCCTGCTGCAGGACCAGCTTTAGGTGCTTGCCTTCCTGGCCCATCTTGCGGGTCTCTTTCACTGCCGCCCCGCGCACAATGAATTTGGGCAGCGGATTGGACATGCCGAAGGGAGCAAGGCGCTCCATTTCGAGTGCAGCCTGCAGCGTCAGATCGGCTACAGCAGTTTCCCCATCTGCAGCGGTTACCGGAATCAGAGCCTCCGGCGTCAACACCTTGGCGGCATATTCATTCAGGGCTGCCGCAAAAGCATCCAGATTGTCGCTGTGCAGGCTCATGCCGGCAGCAGCCGGATGGCCGCCGTAATGGTCCATTAATCCGGCGCAGGAAGTCAGCGCCTCGTAAATGTCCAGTCCGGGAATCGAGCGGGCTGAGCCCTTGCACATGCCCGTCTCCGGATGAATATCAAGGATAATGACCGGGCGGTAATACCGCTCAAGCAGCTTGGAGGCAACGATCCCGACAACCCCGACATTCCAGCCCTTGTCAGCCAGCACAATAATATCCGGCGGCTGTCCGTCACCGATCTGCCCTACCAGCTTGTCCGTAGCTTCCGCTACAATCCGTTCAACGACCATCTGGCGTTCTTTATTGAGCAGATCAAGTTCACTCGCCAGGTGTCCAGCCTCCATGCTGTCAGCGGTAGTCAGAAGGGCTACCGCCCGGCCTGCATGATCGAGGCGGCCGCTGGCGTTAATCCGCGGTGCCACACCAAATGCAATATTTATTGCGCTAACGGTATTCATCGTTATCCCGCTCACCTCAAGCAGTGATCGTACACCGGGAAACGGGGATTTCCGCATACTGGCAAGCCCCTTGCGCACCAGGCTGCGGTTCTCGCCCAGCAGCGGCATCAGATCCGCTACTGTGCCGATTGCGGCAATTTCACTCCACTCTTCAGGTACATTGCCGTCAAGCAGGGCTTCGGCAAGCTTGTAAGCCACTCCTACCCCGGCCAGCCCTTTGAACGGGTATGGGCAATCCGGCAGCTTAGGGTTAATCAAAGCGAACGCTTCCGGCAACAACTCAGGCGGTTCATGGTGATCCGTCACAATAACATCAATCCCCAGCTCAGCGGCGTAGGCGATCTGATGTACTGCGCTGATCCCGGTATCTACCGTAATAACAAGCGAAACACCTTGCTGGACAGCCCAGTCGAGCGCATGGTTATGCAGCCCGTAGCCTTCATTGGAGCGGTGCGGAATATAGATATCAAAGGAAGCGCCAAGATGGCGCAACAGATAGATCATCAGGGACGTGCTGGAGACACCGTCAGCATCATAATCCCCATACACTAGAATATGTTCCTCATCTTGCAATGCCCTTCTGATCCGCGGCACAGCCTCAGTCATTCCTTTGAGCAGATATGGATCATGGCTGTCATCCGCTCCTCCGTCCATGAACATCAATGCTTCATCCGGAGCAGTAAATCCCCGGGTTACAAGCAAGGAAGACAGGAGCGGAGAAACAGAAAGGCTCCGGGCCAATTCCATTACTTTATCGGGATCAGCTGCCGGAGATTGCCATGTTGTTTTTGAATGAAGCAATTGAGCTCACCTTTCTCTCGCCTTGCGGCTTACTGAAGCAGCGTCGGAATATCATTGTCCGCAAGCTGGTGGTTTGTTTTATAGGGATATCCGGGATCGTACGGCACTACATCCATATGAACCTCGCCTACATGGACAAAACGGTGCTGCAGCAGCTTTCTCGCACACTCCGCGATATCCTGGGCCTCTACAACCGTAATCCGCGGATTGACGCTGATTTTGACCTGAAGATTCACGTACCGGCCCTGTTCTACCGCCTGAAGATGCTCTACGCGGATTACACCGTGCACCCGGCCGACCGTTTCAATAAAATTAGCCGCTTCCGCCGAAGGCAGCTCCTGGCTTGTTTTACCGTAGACCGAAGCAGCAATCATGCTATACCCCTTACGGAGTATCAGGCAGCTGGTCAACAGGGCAGCAACCGGGTCCATGTACAAAAGCGGGCTCCAGCCGACATATCCTCCGACCATAGACAGCGTAATTCCGATTAAAGCGGCTATCGAGCTATACAAGCTAAAACGGTGGCTGTCTGCATAAGCGGCATGACTGCCGTCGCCAATTTTCTTGAAATAACGGTATTGGTACTGGAAAATGCCCTCTTTAACTATAATTGAAATAAGAACCGTAACAAGTGCAGCAGGCGGAACTGTCGATAAATGTCCTCTGGTTAAATCCCGGATGGCGGAAAAAGCGATCTGCAGTCCCGACATCAGAATCAGCACGGAGAAAAGAACAGCGATGATCGGCTCTTTGCTGCTCTTGCCGGCCCCTGCACGGCGGACTGATTTAGGCTGCTTAGCCTGTACCGGGCGCCAAGGGAGAGCTTCCGCCAGCCTGGCTGCAGCGTCTGCTCCGGAATATAAGGCATCGCCCAGCAATGCCTTACTGCCCGTGAAATAACCGACACCGCCTTTAGCCAGAGCCAGTACAGCATCACTGACGATTCCGTTCCAGGCAACCGTCTCACTTTGCGGTGATTGTTTGTCATTCATAACGAGCCCTCCTTACCTGGTAGCAAGTAATCTCATGTTGAGGCATACACCTGTCAGCCAGCTCCAAAGATTCCGAAAAGCCGCGTCGTCGTTGACGCGGCTTTTCGGGGCATTAAAGCTGAAGCTTAGGCCGGATTGTTTTTTACAGCAGCAGGCTTCTGGCGCTTCTTGAGCAGCAGCCAGAGCGGACTTGCGATAAAGATCGAAGAATAAGCTCCGAAGAGCAAACCGATAACCATAGCGAGCGAGAACATTTTAATCGATGCTCCGCCCATCACAAGCAGGAAGAATGCGGCAATAAATACCGTAAAGGCTGTATAGAGGGACCGCATAAGCGTCTGGGATATACTCTTGTTGACCAGCACTTTAAGGTCCTCATACGTTTTCTGTTTGCCGAATCGCAGGTTTTCACGGATACGGTCAAAGATAACGATAGTATCATTGATGGAATAGCCGATAATCGTAAGCACCGCGACAATGAACGTCAGATCCACTTCCAGACGGAAAATGGAGAAGATTGCCACTACCATAAATGCATCATGGAGCAGGGCAATAATGGCCGCCACGGCGAAACGCCATTCAAACCGGATACTTACATAAATGATAATCCCCAAGCTGGACAGAAGCACGGAGTAAATAGCGTTGCGCGCAAGCTCTTTGGCCATCTCCGGGTCAACCGTATTAATTTCATAGGAAGCCTGAGCATCCAGCTTGCTGATTGCCGATTTCAGCGCTTCACTCTGCGTACTATCGAGCTCTTCATCATAACGGATGTTCACACGCTGGTCACCGACCGTAATGCTCGGCTCATGTTCAATCCCCAGACCGTCTAATGCCGGCTGAAGCTCAGCCTGTGTAAGATTCTTGGACAACGATACATCCACGTTAGAACCAGCTCTGAAATCTACACTGTAGTTAAGCCCCAGGAAACCCAGGAAAACTACACCAAGTACAGTAAGTACAATAGAGAAAATAAAGAAGTATTTACTCCAATGCACGTAATCCATATCTTTATTAAAGCGCACGGATGTCACTCTCCTTTACCCCAAATTGCTTAGGTTTCTTCAGGGCGCCGGCTTTGACCAGCACCGAAATCAGCCAATGGGCAAAATAGAGGTTGGTTACGATACT contains these protein-coding regions:
- the uraA gene encoding uracil permease; the encoded protein is MQREIQVNEKLPFGPGFLLSLQHLFAMFGSTVLVPNLFGVDPGMILLMNGIGTLLYILICRGKIPAYLGSSFAFISPVLSVLTKYQGDHQHGYSLALGAFIVTGVIFILVALIVRYAGTSWIDVVFPPAAMGAIVATIGLELVPVAARMSGLIAPEGVTDWTPDGKAITLSLVTLGVTVIGSVMFRGFPKIIHILIGIVTGYVLAYIMGQVNTGAIADASFLSHPTITTPSFDWQVILTIIPVSLVVIVEHIGHLLVTSNIVGKDLTKDPGLDRSLLSNGISTVLSGFVGSTPNTTYGENIGVMALTKVYSVFVIGGAAIIAILLSFSGTFSSIIANIPQPVMGGVSLLLFGVIAASGLRIFVEQKVDFSKASNMILATLVLVVGISGISLNIYGVQLKGMALATIVGIVLSLFFKLIEVLGLSNEQDSEKSAH
- a CDS encoding adenine phosphoribosyltransferase produces the protein MDFKNNIRVIEDFPQPGISFKDITTLLKDGEAYRAAIDELKALVSHLNIDVIAGPEARGFVVGAPLAYALGVGFVPIRKSGKLPYETIEVGYDLEYGKDTLAVHTDAIKPGQNVLIADDLLATGGTIATSVSLVEQLGGKVVGAAFLIELVQLAGRNKLSEIEVISLLNYED
- the recJ gene encoding single-stranded-DNA-specific exonuclease RecJ; the protein is MELARSLSVSPLLSSLLVTRGFTAPDEALMFMDGGADDSHDPYLLKGMTEAVPRIRRALQDEEHILVYGDYDADGVSSTSLMIYLLRHLGASFDIYIPHRSNEGYGLHNHALDWAVQQGVSLVITVDTGISAVHQIAYAAELGIDVIVTDHHEPPELLPEAFALINPKLPDCPYPFKGLAGVGVAYKLAEALLDGNVPEEWSEIAAIGTVADLMPLLGENRSLVRKGLASMRKSPFPGVRSLLEVSGITMNTVSAINIAFGVAPRINASGRLDHAGRAVALLTTADSMEAGHLASELDLLNKERQMVVERIVAEATDKLVGQIGDGQPPDIIVLADKGWNVGVVGIVASKLLERYYRPVIILDIHPETGMCKGSARSIPGLDIYEALTSCAGLMDHYGGHPAAAGMSLHSDNLDAFAAALNEYAAKVLTPEALIPVTAADGETAVADLTLQAALEMERLAPFGMSNPLPKFIVRGAAVKETRKMGQEGKHLKLVLQQGRHTIEAVAFGKGALAELLPGGTVVDVLAELSVNEWNGSRKPQLMLQDLAVPEAQLFDLRGTADAVRQAVRLKEVLQPYSGSTPFTAAAVFQNSRLSPLSDLKGMSLWVYDEDGGINALSHGQAEPSGKVSLLCLLDMPESPEQLDALLAAFPQAENIALLHAVREGRDRLQVPTRDHFKVLYKLLASIAASAVPEHEVLLRLSRQSSLSVRMLGRMLDVFEELDFIERTGGMISFVSQPAAKNLSTSRHFVRLGQTAEMEQYFMEGSARELESWMLARRQGAS
- a CDS encoding cation diffusion facilitator family transporter; this encodes MNDKQSPQSETVAWNGIVSDAVLALAKGGVGYFTGSKALLGDALYSGADAAARLAEALPWRPVQAKQPKSVRRAGAGKSSKEPIIAVLFSVLILMSGLQIAFSAIRDLTRGHLSTVPPAALVTVLISIIVKEGIFQYQYRYFKKIGDGSHAAYADSHRFSLYSSIAALIGITLSMVGGYVGWSPLLYMDPVAALLTSCLILRKGYSMIAASVYGKTSQELPSAEAANFIETVGRVHGVIRVEHLQAVEQGRYVNLQVKISVNPRITVVEAQDIAECARKLLQHRFVHVGEVHMDVVPYDPGYPYKTNHQLADNDIPTLLQ
- the secF gene encoding protein translocase subunit SecF — translated: MRFNKDMDYVHWSKYFFIFSIVLTVLGVVFLGFLGLNYSVDFRAGSNVDVSLSKNLTQAELQPALDGLGIEHEPSITVGDQRVNIRYDEELDSTQSEALKSAISKLDAQASYEINTVDPEMAKELARNAIYSVLLSSLGIIIYVSIRFEWRFAVAAIIALLHDAFMVVAIFSIFRLEVDLTFIVAVLTIIGYSINDTIVIFDRIRENLRFGKQKTYEDLKVLVNKSISQTLMRSLYTAFTVFIAAFFLLVMGGASIKMFSLAMVIGLLFGAYSSIFIASPLWLLLKKRQKPAAVKNNPA